A region of the Zhihengliuella halotolerans genome:
CACGTTGCATGTGTTCGATTTCATCGCAAGACTGCTGCTTATGCAATCCTCGCCCTCGCTGCGCCGCGCCCGCGCCTCCGCCATGCTGGCCTTCGCCACCAACGGCGCCCTGCCCGCGACACTGCTGGCCCGCTACGCGGAGGTCCAGGAGCTGCTCGGAGTCGGTGCCGGTCTCTTCGGCCTGCTCGTCGTCGGCGCGACCCTCGGCGGGGCCGGTGCTTTCAACCTGCCCGGCGTCGTCCTGCGCCGCTTCGGGATGCGCAACACCACGACGGTCGGCACCGCGTGGGTGGCGACCGCCGTTTTTCTGGCGACCGTCGGCATCGTGACGGGCCAGCCGTGGCTCTTCTTCCTCTGCCTGGTCCTCGCCGGTGCCGGGGACGCGTGCGTGGACGTCGGGCAGAACGCCCAGGGGCTGAAGGTCCAGCAGGCGTACGGCCGCTCCCTGCTGAACTTCATGCACGCCGGCTGGAGCATCGGAGCGGCAGTCGGCGGCGTCGTCGGCACGATCATGGCGATGACCGGCGTGCCGCTGCTGGCGCACCTCGGCCTCTGGGGCGCGGTCTGCATCGGATCCATGTGGTGGGCCTCCCGCGGGTTCCTGACAGACGGTGCGGTTGCCGCCGACGACGCACCGGCCGAGTCCCTGCGCGGGCGCCATGTGATGAAGGTGCTGATCCCGCTGGCCCTCGTCGCGCTCGCCGGCATCAGTGTTGAGGAGATCGGCAACAACTGGTCCGCGATCCTGCTCGCCACCGAGCGCGGAGTCCCGCTCGAATCGGCCGGCATCGGGCTGAGCGTCCTGCTCGGCGCGCAGTTCGTCGGCCGCCTGCTCGGCGACCGCTTCATCGACGCTCTCGGCTCGCACCGCGCCCTGCTGATCAGCCTCGCGACCGTCGCGGCCGGTCTGCTCGCCGCGGCGTGGGCGCCGAACGCCGCGACGACCCTGATCGGACTCGCGCTCGCGGGCCTGGGCTGCGCGGTGACCGTGCCGGTGGCCTTCGCCGAGGCCGACGCCGTGCCCGGGCTGCCGCCGCACGCGGGCGTGACCTGGATCAGTTGGGCGATGCGGGCCGCGACGATCACGCTCGCGCCGACCATCGGCGGCGTGACGGCCCTGGCGTCGCTGCCCGTCGCGCTGACCGCGGTGACCGGCATCGCCGTCGTCGCACTGGTGCTGCAGTTCGGCAAGCGGCCCCGTCGAGGAGTGGAGAACGCGTGAGGACTTTCGAAGAGAAGGTGGCCGCGGCGGCCGCCGCCGACGTGACCGGCTGGGGGTTCGGTTTCCTCGACGGCCGCGCCACGGAGGAGCGCCCGCCGTGGGGGTACGTGCGGCGGCTGGCCGATGCGCTCTCAAGTGCCGACGCGGCGCTCGATCTCGACACGGGAGGCGGGGAGGTGCTCGCTGAGGCGCTCGACCTGTCCGCCCGGCGCCCGGTCCGCGCCGCGGCCACCGAGGGGTGGGAGCCGAACCTGGTGCGGGCGCGCGAGCGGCTCCATCCCCTCGGCGTGGAGGTCATGGCAGCGGGCCCGGGGGCGCCCCTGCCGTTCGCCGCGGGGTCCTTCGATCTCGTCACGAGCCGGCACCCGGTGGCGCCGGACTGGGCGGAGATCGCGCGCGTGCTGAGGCCCGGCGGCGGCTATCTGGCCCAGCATGTTGGTCCGGCTTCGGCATTCGAGCTCGTCGAATACTTCCTCGGGCCGCAGCCTGAAGCGCGCAAGGGACGGGACCCCGAACGCGAAGCGGAGCAGGCCCGGGGCTCCGGGCTGGACGTGGACGAGCTGCTCACGGCGCGCTGCCGGATGGAGTTCTTCGATATCGGGGCCGTGGTTTGGATCCTGCGCAAGTGCCCGTGGTGGGTCCCCGACTTCACCCCCGCGCGGTACGAGGCGAAGCTGCGCCAGCTCGACGCGCAGCTGCGCAGCGAGCCCTTCGTCGCCCACTCGACGCGGCACCTGATTCGGGCGACACGCGTCGGCCCCGCCGAGCGTCGCGGACGGGCAGCGCGCTGACGCCGCCAGCGCGCTATGTCAGGCCCAGGCCACCGAGGGCGTTGAGACCCAGCAGCAACCCGAGGATCCCCACGACCCATCCGATAGTCGCCCCGGCGTGCCGGCTCAACCAGACCTCGAGACGCCGCAGCGGAGCGTCGACGAGCCGGTGCGCCACGAGTCGACCCGTCAGGACTAGGCACGCTGGCACCAGCATGACCGCACAGTAGAACAGGATCAGCGCCGAGCTGCCCGGCCAGGCCGGCCCGGTGCCGGCGACCAGACCGATGCCCGCCAGATAGGGCAGAAGGGTCGGCAGTTCGAGGCCCACCGCGACGACGGCCAGCCCCATGAGCGCGCCGAAGCCCCCGGCGCCGGATCCGACGGCCCGCTCCCGAAATCGGTTCATCCGTCCCGCGGTTCCGCGCCGTTCCTCACGCTGACGCTTGGCCGCCTTGCCAGCCTCCGTCATCGGGTCGATCCGGAAGCTGTAGGCGAGCAGACCCGCACCCGCCGCCAGCTGCGCGAGCAGGAACGGGGAGGATTGGCGGGCCCCCTCGAGCCACTGCACGACGCCGTCGCCGACGAACGTCAGCGCACCGAGCAGGGCGATGCCGATGGCCGCGTAGGCACCGCCGACGACCGCGAGGTAGGCGAGGATCCGGCCGCCGCGCAGTCGACCTGGTGCCAGAGTCAGCCAGAGCGGGATGAGCAGCGTGCCGAAGCTCGTGGAGTCCAGCAGGGCCAGCAGGGCGAGCACGCCTAGTAGCGGCGCATCGGAATCGCCGCCGGAGAGAAAAGTCAGGTCGACACCGGTCATGCCTGCATTCTCGCGCCAGGTTGTTCGCGGGCGCATCGGCCCGAAGAGGGAGGTGGACGACGTCGGTCAGCCTTAAGGCGGAGGGCGCGGGCTGTCCGGCCGTGGTCGAATAGAGATATGGCCACCCCGCTGCCCGGCAAACACCTGCAGACCGTCGTGACGCTGACGCTGTCCAGTCTGCTCGTGGCCGCCGGCTGGACGGGCGTCTTTAATTTCGGCTGGTGGGCCCCGGAAGATCGGCCCGCCGTGTGGTGGCACCTGGTGCCCCTGGCTTTCATGGCCCTGCCGATGCTCGGCAAGCACCGGCGGCCCGTCACCTGTCTCGTGGCCACCGTCCCCATCGTCATGGCGGACGTGGCGTTGGGAGGCAGCGTCGGGATCTGGCTCTGCGTGGCGGACCTGATCTACCACGTGGGGCTCCGGGCGTCACCGCGGGCCGTCCGGGTGGTCGCGACCGTCTTCGCGCTGTGCTGCGCGGCCGTCGTCGTCGCGTCCGGGGCGGTCCAAGGTTTGCAAGCGGCGGTCGGCGCGGGGGTGACCGTGGTGGCCCTGCTGTTGATGCCGCTGTGGTGGGCGGCCGAGGTTCGCCGTGGCTACCCGCTGTGGCCGCAGGCGTACGCGCGTGACGAACTGGAGGCTGAACGGAACGCGGCGCTGAAGGAACTGCACAAACGCGAGCGTCACGCAGCGATCGAGGCGGAGCGGCGCGGCATGGCCCGGGAGTTGCACGACACCGTCTCGGCGGAGATCTCCGCCATCGCGCTCACGGCGGGGGCCGCGCTCGCCGGCGGCGCGGACGAGGCGCGGGACCGTCGGGCCCTCGGCACGATTCGCATCGCGAGTGTGGCTGCGCTCGAGTCCCTGCGGTCGATGGTCAACCTTCTGCGCGGTTCGGAACTGAAGGAGACGGCTGCGGACCTGCTGGCCGAGCCCGGCCCGGACTGGGACGAAACGCTCCGCCGGGCCGAGCGGCTGGGCCTGGACGTCGTCCACCGTGGCCGCCCGCCCGCGGACCTGCATCCACGCGTACAGCACGCTCTGACGCGCGCCGCGGGCGAAGCCCTGCACAATGCGGCCAAACACGGGACCGGGGACGCCGCCGTCGTCGTCACTGCGGATGAGGAGTCCGTCTCGCTCTCGGTGGACAACGGGTTGGCGGAATCTGGCGCGGCCACCGCGGACGGGACGGGCTTGATCGGGATGCGCGAGCGCGTGACCGCCGTCGGTGGTGTGATGACGGCGGGCCCCGCCGGGGACGGGGCGCGGCGATGGCGAGTCGAGATCGAAGTGCCCAGTACGACGACGGGTCCCGGCGGGGGCGCGGCATGAGCGGGGCGGTGATCCGCGTGCTGATCGCAGACGATCACGCGAGCGTGCGGGCGGGCCTGAGATTGTTGCTCGGCATGGCGGGAGACATCGAAGTCGTCGGAGAGGCGGCCGACGGGGACGTCGCCGTCGCGCAGGAGCGGGCGCTGCGCCCCGACGTCGTGCTCATGGACGCGCGCATGCCCGGCGTAGATGGGGTCGAGGCAACCCGGCGCATCGTCACCGCGGGCGGAGCGGATGTGCTGATGCTGACGACCTTCGACCTCGACGAGATCGTTTTCGGCGGGCTGAAGGCGGGGGCGGCCGGGTTCCTGCTCAAGACCGTCGAGCCGCAGGACCTGTTCGACGCGATCCGCCGGGTCGCTGCCGGCGACGGGGTCGTGGCGCCGGAGGTCACCCGGCAGGTGCTGCGGCAGTTCGCGGCTGCCGCGACGCCTGAGCCGGAGCCGGAACCTGCTGCGGGGGACGTCGGCCTGACGCCGCGGGAGACCGATGTCCTCCGGGGTCTCGGACGCGGCAGGTCGAACGCGCAGATCGCGGCCGACCTGACGATTTCCCTGGCGACGGTCAAGACCCATGTCTCGAGCGTGCTCGCGAAGACCGGGACCTCCACTCGGATGCAGGCGGCGATCCACGCCCGCCGTGTCGGCCTCGTCTGACCGTTCCTACTTCCAGAGCACGCCCTCCTGCTCGTGCTCGTCGATGCGGTAACGGATCATCCGCGTGAGCAGGTCGACCGGCAGCGGTTCGTCGTAGGGGAGGCGCAGGGAGCCCTTGCCGGTCTTCCGGTCGGCCAGTTCCTCGCTGAACGCCTCGAGGGTGCTGGGGGTGAAGACCATGTTCGCGTGGGAGGCGTGCCCGGAGAACGTGAAGAGGATGGTCCCGCTCGAGTGGATGTAGGCGGGCTGGTTCCAGCGCACGTCCTCGACGGCGCCCACCGAGTCGTCGCGGCAGAGCGCCCGCAGGTCCGTCAGCATGGTCAGCGCTGGCCCGTCGAAGTCGGCCAGGTACGTTGCGTCGTCGTCTATTTTTGCCATGGGACGATTCTGGATCTGCGGTAGGAGTATGTCGAGACCTGCGGGCGAATCGGGCGTAGCCTGTCGCCATGACCGCCTTCGGCCAGAACATCCACTTCATCACGCTCTCCACACCCGACCTGGACGCGGCCCGCGCGTTCTACGTCGACGGGCTCGGCTGGGAGCCGCTGCTCGACGTGCCCGGAGAGATCATCTTCTTCCAGTTCGCCCCGGGCTCCGTGCTGGGCCTCTTCGACGCCGAGAAGTTCGGCGAGGACCTCGGCGGGGCGGCTGCCATGCCCGCCGCCGGCGTCACGCTCGCCAGCAACGTGGGCGCCCGGGGCGAGGTGGCCGACGTCGTGCGCGCCATGGAGGCGGCCGGAGGCCGCGTGGTGACGCCGCCGGAGGACGGCCCGTTCGGCGGAGTCTTCCACGCGCATGTGGCCGACCCCAACGGCGTCGTGTGGGAGATCGCGTACAACCCGGGCTGGCGCGTGAACGACGACGGCCGGGTCGAGTTCTTCGATCCCGCCGGCTGACGCGGGGCCTGCCGGTCCGCGGCGCGGTTGTGCCGGGAAGCGGTGAGGCGTACAGTTTTCTGTACAGAGTAGAAAGGTGGCGCTGTGAAGACGATGAGCTACACGGAATCCCGGGCACGATATGCCGAGGTGCTGGATTCGGTCGTCGACGACCGCGAGGAGGTCGTCATCACCCGTGCCGGCCACGAGCCCGTCGTCATCGTCTCCCTCGACGAGTTCGAGTCATTGCGCGAAACCGCCTACCTCATGCGCTCTCCCGCGAACGCGCGGCGGCTCCTCGACTCGATCGAGCGCCTCGAGGCCGGTGCCGGCGAAGAGCGCGGCCTGATCGAAGCAGACTGATTCGTGAGGCTGGTCTGGGATGCCAACGCCTGGGAGGACTACCTCTGGTGGCAGGGGCAGGATCGAAAGCTGGTCAGGCGCATCAACCGGCTCGTTGAAGACATCATGCGCAACGGGAACGAAGGTATCGGCAAACCCGAGCCGCTCAAGCACGATTTCTCCGGATACTGGTCGCGCAGGATCACTGACGAGCACCGGATCGTCTACAAGGCTCTCGCCGACGAGGTGCGCATCGCGTCCTGCCGGTACCACTACGGGCGCTGACGTCTCCCGGCCGATCAGGTGATGAGGACCTCCGCGGCCGCCTCCACCGAGTCGACCAGGTGGATGTGCGCCTCCATGCTCCGCCCGGCCGCGAGCGAGCGCAGCAGCGGCCACGCCGGGAGTTGCTCGGTCCAGTACTCTCGCCCGACGAGAACCATCGGGGCGAGGGTTTCCTCGGTCGCGTAGTAGTTCTCGCACGCGTCCTGGAAGATCTCCTGCACGGTCCCGCCGGCGCCGGGCAGGAAGACGATCCCCCGGTTGCAGATCTGCAGCAAGATCGCCTCGCGCAGGGCGTTCCGGAAGTACTTCGCGATCGCCGTCGCGAAGAGGTTGGGCGGCTCGTGCCCGTAGTGCCACGTGGGAATGCCGAGCGACTCGCCGGGCGCCGCCGCCACGGCCGGGTCCCGGAGCACCTCGCGTGCCGCTCCCGCCCAGGCGTCCACGGACGGGTGGTACGACGGCGTCGTCGCCACCGTTCCCAGCGCCTCGCGCAGGCGGTCTTCGCCCATCGCGCTGAGGCGCGCACCGAGATTGGCCGCCTCCATGGCGCCGGGGCCGCCGCCCGTGGCGACCGTGAACGTCCGGCCGAGGAGGTGCCCGAGGCGGGCGGCGTCGTCGTACGCCTCCTCCCCGCGGGAGGCCGCGTGGCCGCCCATGACGCCGACCAGGGCGCGGCCCGCGCTCCACTGGTCGAGGGCGGCGTCCACGGAGTAGTCGTGCAGGGCGCGTGCCATCGTCGAGCGCGGGCCCTGCGCCGTCTGCTGCCAGGCGAAGGCGCGCCCGTCGAGGCTGCGCGAATAGACGTCGTGGTCGTAGAGCTCCCCGGCCGTGTAGAGACTCGAACGGTGCACGTCGACGGGGGCGTTGGCGACGTTCGGCAGGATCAGCGCGCCGCGGCGGGTGTGCTCCGCGGCGACCTCGGGGTCGAGATCGCAGCCAGCGAACGTCGTGCGACCCGTCGCGCAGCGGGCGAGCACGTCGGCGTACCCGCGCAGGTCGAGCCCGATGAGCCGCCAGCCGGTCAGATCGCGGGTTCCGGCGGTGAGGCGGCGGTTGAGTTCGGCGAGCGAGTCGACCGCGACGAAGCGTCCGCGCGTGGGTTTCATGTCGTCTCCTGAGGGTCCATTTCGGCGGCTTTTTGTCCGTGCGATGGGGCTGATTGCGAGCCATGCGGGGGCAAAGTCACGGAACATATCGATCACGCAACAATGGATGCCTTTCAATGTATGACTCACCTGACCGGCTGCTGAGAGCCTACCCACCACGCAGGCCCGGGGATCCGCATGATTCGGGGGAAGTCGCCTTTGGTCCACTTTTCATCCACAGGTGAATTGCTTCACAAGAAAAACCCACAAGGCACGCTGGCCCCTGTCGCAGCACATCTCGGTCACCTACGCTGGTCCCATGCGTTCACTCAAGCGGGCGGCCTTCGCCGTCGTGACGACCGTCGCCCTCGTGGCGTCCGCCGTCATGCCCGCGCACGCAGCGACCTTCCCCCCGGCCGATCATCGTCTGTCGCAGGAGAGAATCGTGGGCTCTGAGACGACGAGCGAGTCGGCTGTCCGGGTTGCGACCTACAACGCATCCCTCTTCCGCGACGCCGAGGGTTCGCTGATCGGCGACCTCACAAGCCCGAACAATGCCCAGGCGCAGGCGGTGGCCGAAGTCATCCAGCGCACGGCCCCCGACGTCCTGCTCGTCAATGAGTTCGACTTCGACGCCGATGGAACGGCCGCCGGTCTCTTCCACGACAACTACCTCGCCGTCTCGCAGAACGGTCAGCCCGCCCAGGATTATCCGTACACGTACGTCGCGCCGTCGAACACGGGCGTCCAGACCGGTGCCGACTTGAACCAGGACGGCACGATCGGCGGCGCCGAGGACGCCTTCGGCTACGGAGAGTTCGAGGGCCAGTACGGCATGGTCCTCTACTCCAAGTACCCGATTCTCACCGACGAGGTCCGGACGTTCCAGAATTTCCGCTGGGCCGACATGCCGGAGAACAACCTGCCGAGTGACTACTACGGGGAACTCATCAGCGGCGTCCTCCGCCTGAGCAGCAAGTCTCATTGGGACGTTCCCGTCGACGTGGACGGTCGCACCGTGCACCTGCTGGCCTCCCACCCGACGCCCCCGGCGTTCGATGGGCCCGAGCAGCGCAACGCCCGCCGCAACCACGACGAGATCCGCTTCTTCGCCGACTACGTCACGGGTGGCGCAGCGGCCGAGTACATCTATGACGACGACGGAGGAAAGGGCGGCCTGGACGAGGGGGAGGACTTCGTCGTTCTGGGCGACCTCAACGCCGACCCGCAGCGCGGCGCTTCCTACGACAAGGCCGTCATGAACCTGCTCTCCCATCAGGACATCCTCGACCCGAAGCCGAGCTCGCGCGGCCCGGTAGCCAACGTGCGCCCCACGCTCGAGGCCTTCCTGTTAGGGGAGGCGCCGCAGTCCGAGGACTATCGCTCGCGCTCGCTGCGCACGGCTGACTTCGGCGGCTCCACAGGCACGATGCGCGTCGACTATGTGCTGCCGTCCGCGACCCTCGAGGTGAAAGATTCCGGCGTCTTCTGGCCGGCGCCGGGGCAGCCCGGCGCGGACCTCGTCGGAATGAACCCGGTCCGCAGCAGCGACCACCGGCTCGTCTGGGTCGACATCGAGACGCGCTAGCGCGCCCCTGCCGATCCTGGGGCGGCTGCCCTAGAGTGGCCTTGTGAAGGAAAAGCTCCCGGACGTCGTCCTCGGTCCCGACGGTAAGCCTGTCGCCGGCCTGCAGGGCGCCATCATCAAAGCCCTCGGCGTTCAGCGCCCCCTCGTCATCAAGTACCTCGAATACGTGCGCCGCCGGCACCCCGGCGCGAGCGCGCACGAGATCGCCCGCATCATCGAGCGAGACTACCGCGTCGCCGTGACCGGCAGCGGCGCCGCCGTCGGCGCCACCGCCGCAGTCCCCGGGATCGGCACGGTGACGTCCCTCGGGCTGTCGGCGGCCGCCACGGTCGGGTTCCTCGAGGCCAGCGCCTTGTACGCGCAGTCGCTCGCCGAGCTGCACGGCATCGCCGTCGAAGACCCCGACAAGGCGCGCGCCCTCGTTATGGCAGTGGTCATGGGTGATGAGGGCTCCTCCATGATCTCCGCGCTGACCCACCAGGTCGCGGGCCGCGGGGCTGGCCCCATACAGGGCTGGGGCGCCGTCTTCGGGTCCTCCAGCCAGCGTGGCCTCTGGGGCGGTATCGCCGCCAAGATGCAGAAGCGATTCCTGCGCCGCGTCCTGGCTACGCAGGGCGCATCGACCCTTGGTCGCCTCGTCCCGTTTGGCGTGGGAGCCGCCATCGGCGGCGTCGGCAATCACCTGCTCGGCAGGAAGGTCATCGAGGCCTCCAAGCTCGCCTTCGGAACGCTGCCCGAGACCATCCCCGCAGAGGTCGTCGATCAGGCCTCGGAACGCCGGGCGATCGAGGACGTCGAGCGCGAGCTGGAAGCCGAGCGCCGTCGTCGTGCCGGCGAGTAGCCGCCGACTCTCGCCCAGAACTCACGCGACGTTCGCCGCGACTTCACGTGCAGGTCGGGCGGCGACGCCCTCAGCGAACGTACGGTAGGGGCATGTACACGGTTTATGCGCACCGCGGTTCCAGTGGAACGTACCCG
Encoded here:
- a CDS encoding class I SAM-dependent methyltransferase; this translates as MRTFEEKVAAAAAADVTGWGFGFLDGRATEERPPWGYVRRLADALSSADAALDLDTGGGEVLAEALDLSARRPVRAAATEGWEPNLVRARERLHPLGVEVMAAGPGAPLPFAAGSFDLVTSRHPVAPDWAEIARVLRPGGGYLAQHVGPASAFELVEYFLGPQPEARKGRDPEREAEQARGSGLDVDELLTARCRMEFFDIGAVVWILRKCPWWVPDFTPARYEAKLRQLDAQLRSEPFVAHSTRHLIRATRVGPAERRGRAAR
- a CDS encoding MFS transporter, whose protein sequence is MQSSPSLRRARASAMLAFATNGALPATLLARYAEVQELLGVGAGLFGLLVVGATLGGAGAFNLPGVVLRRFGMRNTTTVGTAWVATAVFLATVGIVTGQPWLFFLCLVLAGAGDACVDVGQNAQGLKVQQAYGRSLLNFMHAGWSIGAAVGGVVGTIMAMTGVPLLAHLGLWGAVCIGSMWWASRGFLTDGAVAADDAPAESLRGRHVMKVLIPLALVALAGISVEEIGNNWSAILLATERGVPLESAGIGLSVLLGAQFVGRLLGDRFIDALGSHRALLISLATVAAGLLAAAWAPNAATTLIGLALAGLGCAVTVPVAFAEADAVPGLPPHAGVTWISWAMRAATITLAPTIGGVTALASLPVALTAVTGIAVVALVLQFGKRPRRGVENA
- a CDS encoding VOC family protein is translated as MTAFGQNIHFITLSTPDLDAARAFYVDGLGWEPLLDVPGEIIFFQFAPGSVLGLFDAEKFGEDLGGAAAMPAAGVTLASNVGARGEVADVVRAMEAAGGRVVTPPEDGPFGGVFHAHVADPNGVVWEIAYNPGWRVNDDGRVEFFDPAG
- a CDS encoding LOG family protein, producing the protein MKPTRGRFVAVDSLAELNRRLTAGTRDLTGWRLIGLDLRGYADVLARCATGRTTFAGCDLDPEVAAEHTRRGALILPNVANAPVDVHRSSLYTAGELYDHDVYSRSLDGRAFAWQQTAQGPRSTMARALHDYSVDAALDQWSAGRALVGVMGGHAASRGEEAYDDAARLGHLLGRTFTVATGGGPGAMEAANLGARLSAMGEDRLREALGTVATTPSYHPSVDAWAGAAREVLRDPAVAAAPGESLGIPTWHYGHEPPNLFATAIAKYFRNALREAILLQICNRGIVFLPGAGGTVQEIFQDACENYYATEETLAPMVLVGREYWTEQLPAWPLLRSLAAGRSMEAHIHLVDSVEAAAEVLIT
- a CDS encoding type II toxin-antitoxin system Phd/YefM family antitoxin, whose amino-acid sequence is MKTMSYTESRARYAEVLDSVVDDREEVVITRAGHEPVVIVSLDEFESLRETAYLMRSPANARRLLDSIERLEAGAGEERGLIEAD
- a CDS encoding iron chaperone; protein product: MAKIDDDATYLADFDGPALTMLTDLRALCRDDSVGAVEDVRWNQPAYIHSSGTILFTFSGHASHANMVFTPSTLEAFSEELADRKTGKGSLRLPYDEPLPVDLLTRMIRYRIDEHEQEGVLWK
- a CDS encoding endonuclease/exonuclease/phosphatase family protein, translating into MRSLKRAAFAVVTTVALVASAVMPAHAATFPPADHRLSQERIVGSETTSESAVRVATYNASLFRDAEGSLIGDLTSPNNAQAQAVAEVIQRTAPDVLLVNEFDFDADGTAAGLFHDNYLAVSQNGQPAQDYPYTYVAPSNTGVQTGADLNQDGTIGGAEDAFGYGEFEGQYGMVLYSKYPILTDEVRTFQNFRWADMPENNLPSDYYGELISGVLRLSSKSHWDVPVDVDGRTVHLLASHPTPPAFDGPEQRNARRNHDEIRFFADYVTGGAAAEYIYDDDGGKGGLDEGEDFVVLGDLNADPQRGASYDKAVMNLLSHQDILDPKPSSRGPVANVRPTLEAFLLGEAPQSEDYRSRSLRTADFGGSTGTMRVDYVLPSATLEVKDSGVFWPAPGQPGADLVGMNPVRSSDHRLVWVDIETR
- a CDS encoding Txe/YoeB family addiction module toxin → MRLVWDANAWEDYLWWQGQDRKLVRRINRLVEDIMRNGNEGIGKPEPLKHDFSGYWSRRITDEHRIVYKALADEVRIASCRYHYGR
- a CDS encoding GAP family protein — protein: MTGVDLTFLSGGDSDAPLLGVLALLALLDSTSFGTLLIPLWLTLAPGRLRGGRILAYLAVVGGAYAAIGIALLGALTFVGDGVVQWLEGARQSSPFLLAQLAAGAGLLAYSFRIDPMTEAGKAAKRQREERRGTAGRMNRFRERAVGSGAGGFGALMGLAVVAVGLELPTLLPYLAGIGLVAGTGPAWPGSSALILFYCAVMLVPACLVLTGRLVAHRLVDAPLRRLEVWLSRHAGATIGWVVGILGLLLGLNALGGLGLT
- a CDS encoding response regulator, giving the protein MSGAVIRVLIADDHASVRAGLRLLLGMAGDIEVVGEAADGDVAVAQERALRPDVVLMDARMPGVDGVEATRRIVTAGGADVLMLTTFDLDEIVFGGLKAGAAGFLLKTVEPQDLFDAIRRVAAGDGVVAPEVTRQVLRQFAAAATPEPEPEPAAGDVGLTPRETDVLRGLGRGRSNAQIAADLTISLATVKTHVSSVLAKTGTSTRMQAAIHARRVGLV
- a CDS encoding sensor histidine kinase yields the protein MATPLPGKHLQTVVTLTLSSLLVAAGWTGVFNFGWWAPEDRPAVWWHLVPLAFMALPMLGKHRRPVTCLVATVPIVMADVALGGSVGIWLCVADLIYHVGLRASPRAVRVVATVFALCCAAVVVASGAVQGLQAAVGAGVTVVALLLMPLWWAAEVRRGYPLWPQAYARDELEAERNAALKELHKRERHAAIEAERRGMARELHDTVSAEISAIALTAGAALAGGADEARDRRALGTIRIASVAALESLRSMVNLLRGSELKETAADLLAEPGPDWDETLRRAERLGLDVVHRGRPPADLHPRVQHALTRAAGEALHNAAKHGTGDAAVVVTADEESVSLSVDNGLAESGAATADGTGLIGMRERVTAVGGVMTAGPAGDGARRWRVEIEVPSTTTGPGGGAA